The window GGGCGGTCCGGTGGCGGGCGTGGTCGTGGGGCTGCCGTTCGTGGCGTACCGGCTGATGAACGCCACGGCCGGGTCGCTGCCCGGCATCATGTCGCTCAGTCTGGTCATCCTGTCCGCGACGCTGCTGCGGCGCCGGGTGGGCATCGCCCATCAGCCGGGGCCGCTGACCGCGCGGCAGATGCTGTGGATCACCCTGATCCTGATGCCGAACGGCCTGCCGGTGCTGCTGCTCCCGGACGGCGGAGCCGTTTTGCAGCAGATCTACCTGCCGCTGCTCGCGCTGAACGTCGCGGCGGTGTACGTGGTGGGCGCCATCGTGAACGAGAGACTGCGGGCGGTCGCGGCGCTGAACCACGCCGAGCACGCCCTGCGCGAGGACGCCCTGACCCTCACCGGCAGCCGCCGCCGCTTCGACCGGGACCTGGCCGACCTCAGCCCGTACGACGTCGTGATGATGCTGGACATCGACCACTTCAAGGAAGTGAACGACGCGCACGGGCACGTGGCGGGCGACCGGGTGCTGTCAGAGGTCGCCGAGGTGATCCGGCAGACGCTGCGCAGCACCGACACCGCCTACCGCTACGGCGGGGAGGAGTTCGCGCTGATCCTGCGCGGCGCGGCCCCGGGCACCGAGGTGATGGTCGCCGAGCGGCTGCGGCAGGTGGTCGGGTCGCGGCCCATCGCCGCGATCGGCGGCCGGTGCGTGACGGTGTCCATCGGGGTGGCGCGGGTGGGCACGCTGGGCCCGGCCCGGGCGCTGCTGGCCGCCGACGACCACCTGTACCGGGCCAAGCGGGACGGGCGCAACGCCGTGCGGATTCACGAGCTCACGCCAGCCGGCGCGGCCCTGCAACTGAACTGACGGCCTGGCCCTGCGTCTTCACGGCGCGTTGAGCGGGAACTCAGCGGACCGCCGGGTTCGCTGAAGGCGCGTTGGGGCAGATCGGACGGGCGCCGCAGAGCACGCTGACAGACTGCGGGCATGGAGGCTTCCCATGTCTGATCACCGCCCGAACGCCGAGCCGGAAACCGCCCCGACCGAGCAGATGCCCCAGCAGGTGCCGGCCGAGACCCAGCCGGACCAGCCCGGCATCGAGGAGGCCATGAGCCTCGCGCCCGTGGTGATCCGCGACGATTACC is drawn from Deinococcus ficus and contains these coding sequences:
- a CDS encoding GGDEF domain-containing protein — translated: MLDVLSLLLQNFSVLVAVALLSLRFVTEWPVRPRRPQVIAMLLIWSVLPVLLYHAGPELSPGLKFDLRNVPPVMATLWGGPVAGVVVGLPFVAYRLMNATAGSLPGIMSLSLVILSATLLRRRVGIAHQPGPLTARQMLWITLILMPNGLPVLLLPDGGAVLQQIYLPLLALNVAAVYVVGAIVNERLRAVAALNHAEHALREDALTLTGSRRRFDRDLADLSPYDVVMMLDIDHFKEVNDAHGHVAGDRVLSEVAEVIRQTLRSTDTAYRYGGEEFALILRGAAPGTEVMVAERLRQVVGSRPIAAIGGRCVTVSIGVARVGTLGPARALLAADDHLYRAKRDGRNAVRIHELTPAGAALQLN